From Lolium perenne isolate Kyuss_39 chromosome 5, Kyuss_2.0, whole genome shotgun sequence, a single genomic window includes:
- the LOC127301994 gene encoding F-box protein At3g07870 isoform X1, translated as MRLRRRRRRLRSRRACWTCSSWDPGGAVGGDLGRHDLGRRQGVRLVVWGRRRACLSRALGTTNRRKLRFQTDLVAQVPQNCGLAMVTEEAKSKKQISDECIINRLPGDLIERIFLRLPVSTLLSCIGVCKHWHDFIRGPQFVTSHLQDAPRYAFLFFPQGLVSGEPYPSDAILIDEAWSPSTYAVPVIGPDDLLFGTCNGLLGLYTKTSTIKIANFTTGEYMHLKKPAKNMRGDHFSFYSFGFHPVTKEYKITHFLGDCIEGRPSNKHKFSFIQVYTLGDKKWKDIPTPEPLSLNSVRNSGVVNVDGTMYWLTEDKTASWQHTLVSFDLREENFAMIQLPVEREDDDYFGPRMFWIRDIGGKLCIVTAQTGRYDARILVGELQIWTLDNPVEQRWSQKHNIKNPPNYIPGPHFVHMDRILAQSFFSVDSFELISENTEVSCSKVATLFDFSPRKLYNMQSYICVKSLVCLDVYKKGGIVCRPKQEVGWKLKKWEVWENELHEAENMRREIQKLDHKFSEVTEKIIKLYQVLVDSTHAISERVRMELDHVLQHKPENRNQPRFLRRLNWVERKRDKDELTLRSNKINDRMQAIHQAQKNISSIVRSYMPDQGISIPGVSSTADKNQ; from the exons atgcgcctccgccgccgccgccgccgcctccgctccCGGAGAGCGTGCTGGACTTGCTCATCATGGGATCCCGGTGGCGCTGTGGGTGGTGACCTGGGGCGGCACGATTTGGGTAGGAGACAAGGGGTCAGGTTGGTTGTCTGGGGACGACGGCGTGCGTGCCTATCGCGTGCGCTCGGAACGACGAACCGACGCAAGCTGCGCTTTCAG ACAGATCTGGTAGCTCAAGTGCCTCAAAATTGCGGGCTCGCTATGGTTACTGAAGAAGCCAAATCAAAGAAGCAAATAAGTGACGAATGCATCATAAACCGCCTCCCGGGAGACCTCATTGAGCGGATATTTTTGAGGCTTCCAGTGAGCACTCTGTTGAGCTGCATCGGTGTTTGCAAGCATTGGCACGACTTCATCCGGGGTCCCCAGTTTGTTACATCACACCTCCAGGATGCACCCCGTTATGCCTTTCTATTCTTTCCACAAGGTTTGGTTTCAGGCGAGCCCTACCCTAGTGATGCTATCCTAATTGACGAAGCCTGGTCACCCTCTACATATGCAGTGCCAGTGATTGGGCCCGACGATCTCCTCTTTGGTACGTGCAATGGCCTTCTTGGCTTATACACAAAGACATCAACGATCAAGATAGCAAACTTTACAACTGGTGAATATATGCATCTTAAGAAACCTGCCAAGAATATGAGAGGTGATCACTTCTCTTTCTACAGTTTTGGATTTCATCCTGTGACAAAAGAATACAAGATTACCCACTTCCTTGGTGATTGCATTGAGGGTCGTCCCagtaacaaacacaagttcagttTTATTCAAGTTTACACGCTTGGTGATAAGAAATGGAAAGATATCCCAACACCAGAACCTCTTAGCTTGAACAGTGTGAGAAACTCTGGGGTTGTCAATGTTGATGGCACAATGTATTGGTTAACTGAAGATAAGACAGCTAGCTGGCAACACACACTTGTGTCCTTTGATCTCAGGGAAGAAAATTTTGCAATGATACAACTGCCAGTAGAACGTGAAGATGATGATTATTTTGGTCCTCGTATGTTCTGGATCAGAGATATAGGTGGTAAATTATGTATAGTAACTGCTCAAACCGGTCGTTATGATGCCAGAATTCTTGTTGGTGAGCTGCAGATATGGACACTTGACAACCCAGTAGAGCAAAGGTGGAGCCAGAAGCACAATATTAAGAACCCTCCAAATTACATTCCAGGTCCACATTTTGTTCACATGGATAGGATCCTCGCACAGAGCTTCTTCAGCGTAGATTCGTTCGAGTTGATTAGTGAGAACACTGAGGTTAGCTGCAGTAAGGTGGCAACGCTGTTTGATTTCAGCCCCCGCAAGCTGTACAACATGCAATCCTACATCTGTGTGAAGTCACTTGTATGCTTAGATGTTTACAAGAAGGGTGGCATTGTGTGTAGACCAAAACAGGAAGTAGGCTGGAAATTGAAGAAGTGGGAGGTATGGGAGAATGAGCTTCACGAGGCAGAGAACATGCGGAGAGAAATCCAGAAACTTGATCATAAGTTTTCT GAAGTCACAGAAAAAATTATTAAATTGTATCAGGTTTTAGTGGATAGCACACATGCCATTTCTGAACGTGTACGCATGGAACTCGATCATGTGTTGCAGCATAAGCCAGAAAATCGTAATCAG CCAAGGTTCCTCCGACGGCTTAACTGGGTGGAACGGAAACGGGACAAGGATGAGTTAACTTTGCGGTCAAATAAGATTAATGACAGAATGCAG GCCATTCATCAGGCGCAGAAAAACATCAGTAGTATTGTAAGAAGTTATATGCCGGACCAG GGTATTTCAATTCCTGGCGTTTCTTCCACCGCAGATAAGAACCAATAA
- the LOC127301996 gene encoding F-box protein At1g11270: protein MATDKDDHIERPMENHAASISRITSDVLHEILLRLPISSLLRLLRTCHQWRDVIRDSCFVMGHANRAPEHLLLFLPRVDASESHMTVSPGRIKIFDEKWSVSTWAASSMDPDDHLFASCNGLLCFYRKYTLKIVNPMTGQSLYLSKPDRKLFRDLYYLYSFGFHPATGEYKLIYFHREPRHGRLSGQPFCFDSIQVYTLGEDRWREIRAPKESCLVNLGVVNVDGAMYWITEEEGTCCGVGVMRFDLRDETFQLLRPPPLKTCEVTDRPCDAPDLSYHITEVDRKVCLVTVPFSCSSPLWRRYNAEVAGRMDVWMLQSPAEDRWFLRYNIDLPASAPRFVPQPCFIRGEKILLHDHDGSAFCQDLQGNGMQTEDCSEVVLLNFKPYRYYETQSYLYKETLVPLDVYAGAAIVRSSR, encoded by the coding sequence ATGGCTACCGACAAAGACGACCACATAGAGCGGCCGATGGAAAATCATGCAGCAAGCATCAGCCGCATCACATCTGATGTCCTACACGAGATACTTCTCAGGCTTCCAATCAGCTCTCTCCTGAGATTACTGAGGACGTGCCACCAATGGCGTGACGTAATCCGCGACTCCTGCTTCGTGATGGGCCATGCTAATCGTGCACCCGAGCATCTCCTCCTCTTCTTGCCAAGAGTAGATGCCTCAGAAAGCCACATGACTGTCTCACCTGGCCGCATAAAAATCTTTGATGAGAAATGGTCCGTGTCAACATGGGCAGCTTCATCCATGGATCCGGACGACCACCTCTTCGCATCATGCAACGGCCTTCTCTGCTTCTACAGGAAATACACACTGAAGATCGTCAACCCAATGACCGGCCAAAGCCTGTACCTCTCAAAACCTGACAGGAAATTGTTCCGTGACCTGTACTATCTATACAGCTTCGGGTTCCACCCGGCGACAGGGGAGTACAAGCTCATCTACTTCCACCGCGAGCCCCGGCATGGCCGCTTGTCAGGGCAGCCGTTCTGCTTCGACTCCATTCAGGTGTACACCCTTGGCGAAGACAGGTGGAGAGAGATCAGAGCACCCAAAGAGAGCTGCCTGGTGAACCTCGGGGTCGTCAATGTGGACGGCGCGATGTACTGGATCACGGAGGAGGAAGGGACATGCTGCGGCGTGGGGGTCATGCGGTTCGATCTCAGGGACGAGACCTTCCAGCTGCTCAGGCCTCCGCCGCTGAAGACTTGCGAGGTGACAGACAGGCCCTGTGACGCTCCTGACCTCTCTTACCATATAACTGAGGTGGACAGGAAGGTGTGCCTGGTGACTGTCCCATTCAGCTGCAGCTCTCCCCTTTGGCGCCGCTACAACGCGGAGGTCGCCGGGAGGATGGATGTCTGGATGCTCCAGAGTCCGGCTGAGGATAGGTGGTTCCTGAGGTACAACATCGACCTGCCCGCGTCTGCGCCGCGGTTCGTTCCGCAGCCGTGCTTCATCCGCGGGGAGAAGATCTTGCTGCATGATCACGACGGTAGCGCGTTCTGCCAAGATCTGCAGGGCAACGGTATGCAGACTGAGGACTGCAGTGAGGTGGTGCTGTTGAACTTCAAGCCTTACAGGTACTACGAGACGCAGTCGTACCTGTACAAGGAGACCCTTGTTCCCTTGGATGTGTATGCAGGGGCGGCCATTGTTCGCTCGTCGCGCTAG
- the LOC127301994 gene encoding F-box protein At3g07870 isoform X2, giving the protein MVTEEAKSKKQISDECIINRLPGDLIERIFLRLPVSTLLSCIGVCKHWHDFIRGPQFVTSHLQDAPRYAFLFFPQGLVSGEPYPSDAILIDEAWSPSTYAVPVIGPDDLLFGTCNGLLGLYTKTSTIKIANFTTGEYMHLKKPAKNMRGDHFSFYSFGFHPVTKEYKITHFLGDCIEGRPSNKHKFSFIQVYTLGDKKWKDIPTPEPLSLNSVRNSGVVNVDGTMYWLTEDKTASWQHTLVSFDLREENFAMIQLPVEREDDDYFGPRMFWIRDIGGKLCIVTAQTGRYDARILVGELQIWTLDNPVEQRWSQKHNIKNPPNYIPGPHFVHMDRILAQSFFSVDSFELISENTEVSCSKVATLFDFSPRKLYNMQSYICVKSLVCLDVYKKGGIVCRPKQEVGWKLKKWEVWENELHEAENMRREIQKLDHKFSEVTEKIIKLYQVLVDSTHAISERVRMELDHVLQHKPENRNQPRFLRRLNWVERKRDKDELTLRSNKINDRMQAIHQAQKNISSIVRSYMPDQGISIPGVSSTADKNQ; this is encoded by the exons ATGGTTACTGAAGAAGCCAAATCAAAGAAGCAAATAAGTGACGAATGCATCATAAACCGCCTCCCGGGAGACCTCATTGAGCGGATATTTTTGAGGCTTCCAGTGAGCACTCTGTTGAGCTGCATCGGTGTTTGCAAGCATTGGCACGACTTCATCCGGGGTCCCCAGTTTGTTACATCACACCTCCAGGATGCACCCCGTTATGCCTTTCTATTCTTTCCACAAGGTTTGGTTTCAGGCGAGCCCTACCCTAGTGATGCTATCCTAATTGACGAAGCCTGGTCACCCTCTACATATGCAGTGCCAGTGATTGGGCCCGACGATCTCCTCTTTGGTACGTGCAATGGCCTTCTTGGCTTATACACAAAGACATCAACGATCAAGATAGCAAACTTTACAACTGGTGAATATATGCATCTTAAGAAACCTGCCAAGAATATGAGAGGTGATCACTTCTCTTTCTACAGTTTTGGATTTCATCCTGTGACAAAAGAATACAAGATTACCCACTTCCTTGGTGATTGCATTGAGGGTCGTCCCagtaacaaacacaagttcagttTTATTCAAGTTTACACGCTTGGTGATAAGAAATGGAAAGATATCCCAACACCAGAACCTCTTAGCTTGAACAGTGTGAGAAACTCTGGGGTTGTCAATGTTGATGGCACAATGTATTGGTTAACTGAAGATAAGACAGCTAGCTGGCAACACACACTTGTGTCCTTTGATCTCAGGGAAGAAAATTTTGCAATGATACAACTGCCAGTAGAACGTGAAGATGATGATTATTTTGGTCCTCGTATGTTCTGGATCAGAGATATAGGTGGTAAATTATGTATAGTAACTGCTCAAACCGGTCGTTATGATGCCAGAATTCTTGTTGGTGAGCTGCAGATATGGACACTTGACAACCCAGTAGAGCAAAGGTGGAGCCAGAAGCACAATATTAAGAACCCTCCAAATTACATTCCAGGTCCACATTTTGTTCACATGGATAGGATCCTCGCACAGAGCTTCTTCAGCGTAGATTCGTTCGAGTTGATTAGTGAGAACACTGAGGTTAGCTGCAGTAAGGTGGCAACGCTGTTTGATTTCAGCCCCCGCAAGCTGTACAACATGCAATCCTACATCTGTGTGAAGTCACTTGTATGCTTAGATGTTTACAAGAAGGGTGGCATTGTGTGTAGACCAAAACAGGAAGTAGGCTGGAAATTGAAGAAGTGGGAGGTATGGGAGAATGAGCTTCACGAGGCAGAGAACATGCGGAGAGAAATCCAGAAACTTGATCATAAGTTTTCT GAAGTCACAGAAAAAATTATTAAATTGTATCAGGTTTTAGTGGATAGCACACATGCCATTTCTGAACGTGTACGCATGGAACTCGATCATGTGTTGCAGCATAAGCCAGAAAATCGTAATCAG CCAAGGTTCCTCCGACGGCTTAACTGGGTGGAACGGAAACGGGACAAGGATGAGTTAACTTTGCGGTCAAATAAGATTAATGACAGAATGCAG GCCATTCATCAGGCGCAGAAAAACATCAGTAGTATTGTAAGAAGTTATATGCCGGACCAG GGTATTTCAATTCCTGGCGTTTCTTCCACCGCAGATAAGAACCAATAA